The Morganella morganii sequence TCACTGGTTTCAGGAGCGCGGCTTTGTCCCGGCAGAAATTGAAAACCTGCCGGTCAAAAAACAGGCGCTGTATAACTATCAGCGGCGCTCAAAAATCCTGATCCTCGGTTTTCAGTAATCCGCCGGACTAACGTAAACGCCCGCTCAGCCCGCTGTACCGCTGAGTCGGCGTTTTCACTGCCCGCTTAACACACTCTTCCCGGCTGTATATGGTCAGAAACTGCTTCGCCCGCGTCAGTGCCGTATACAGCAATTCACGGCTGACCAGCGGCGAAGGCTGCACCGGCAGCACCAGCGCGGTATGAGCAAACTCAGAGCCCTGTGATTTATGCACTGTCATCACATACGCCGTTTCGTGTGCCGGAAGACGACTCGGGCGGATACTCCGGATAGTGCCGTCCGGCAGCCGGAAATACACCCGCAGCTCATGGTTTTCATCCGTCAGCATAATCCCGATATCACCGTTGAACAGCCCCAGCGGGCTGTCATTACGGCTTATCATCACCGGTTTACCGTGATAGGCGCGGTGCCGGTGTATCAGCGGACGGCGGATATGCCCCTGCTGATGCAGCAGCCGTTCAATACGCTCATTCAGCCCTTCCACACCGAACGGTCCCTCACGCAGCGCACACAACAACCGGAACTGACTGAAGGCATCAAGCACCGCTGCAGGATCGGCATGCTGTTTCACCAGTGATAAAAACGGCAGATAGGCTTTCATGGTGTCTGTCAGTACCTGAGCATAGCCTTCTTCATCGTCCAGCGGCACATAACGGACATCCGGCCGCTGCCCGTCGAGAACCGCCATGGTTTCCCGGATATCGCCGTTGTTAACTGCGGTGGCCAGTTGCCCGATGCCGGAACCGGCATCAAAACGGAAACTTTTACGCAGCAGGCAGAGGTGATCCTGCACATTGACCGGATGCGCCGGCGACTTATCCGGCAGCACACAGCCGGTCATAGCCTCCAGCGCCTGCCGCCGCTGTGGTGTGTAACCGGATTCAGCAAAACGGCAGATATCCCCCAGCACCGCCCCGGCTTCCACCGAAGCCAGCTGATCTTTATCCCCCAGCAGGATCAGAATAGCGTTCTCCGGCAGTGCATCAATCAGTGACGCCATCATCGGTAAATCAACCATGGATGCTTCATCCACAATCAGCACATCCGACATCAGCGGGTTTTTCTGATGATGGCGTAACCGGCGGCTGTCCGGCTGAGCGCCCAGCAGGCGGTGCAGGGTTTTGGCTTGCTCCGGCATCATGGCCCGCTGTGCATCCGTCAAATCAAGCTGCGCGATCGCCTCACCCAGTGATTCAGTCAGGCGGGCTGCCGCTTTGCCGGTCGGTGCTGCCAGTTCAATCAGCAGCGGCTCAGCGGCGGATTGCACCAGTGCCGCCAGAATACGGGCAACGGTTGTGGTTTTACCGGTACCGGGCCCGCCGGAAATAACGGAAGTCCGGCTGCTGACCGCTACCGCTGCGGCAATTTTCTGCCAGTCCTCCGGTTCTTCCGTACCGAACAATGCATCCAGAACCGGGCGCAGTTTCTCTGCATCAGCAGAAATCCGCTGAGGCCGGGAGAAAAATTCAGCCACCCGGCATTCATACTGCCACATCCGGTGCAGGTACAAATTCTCTTCTGACAGCACAACCGGGGCGGGAAGTGAGCCATCACTAACCGCATCAGAGGCAGACAGCGCCGCTTTTATCTCCGGCAGTCCCGGCTCATTCAGTGCCCGCCAGACAGACTGCATGATTTCCGCATGCCGTCCGCCCTGTTCCGCTGCGGGAATAATCCGCGACAGCGGCAGGCAGACATGTCCGCCGCCGGTTTGTGCACTGAGCAGCGCAAACACAAATTGCAGCAGCGGATGACTATCCGGTGCCAGCATCGCCGCAAACTGACAGTCCAGGGGACGCAGGATCTGCTCTGCACATAAGGTTTGTAAGTGAGTATTCATTAACCTTCCTCCCCTTTGAACAGGGCATCCAGTTGCTCCGTGAATGCCTGCTCTGGGCGATAAAACCAGATCCCCCGGCCGGGATGGTCCGGTGTCATGCCGCGCAGAAAGAGGTAATACACACCGCCGAAATGTGTCTGATAGTCATAATCCGGCAACCGGTGACGCAGATAGCGGTGCAGCGCCAGCGTATACAGCTGATACTGCAAATCATAGCGGTGTTCCAGCATCGCCTGCACCAGTGCGTCCGGCTGATAATCTGCGTGACTGTCACCCAGATAGTTTGATTTATAGTCCGCTATGTAATATTTACCGTCGTGATAAAACACAAGGTCAATAAAGCCTTTCAGCATACCGGTCACTGCCGCGAAATCCAGCGGCGGTGCCTGTGCTGACAACGGATCATACTGCCGCGTCAGTGCATCCAGTTTTTGCGCGGTCAGGTCGCCGTCTATCGGCAGGAAAAACTGCATTTCATCCTGTTTATAACGTACCGGGATTGCACTGAGCACCAGCCCTTCAGCGGACAGCGGCGTATTAACCAGATCCGTAAACCAGGTTTGCAGGAACGGTGCCCACTCAGCAGAAAATCCGTATGACAGCAGTTGCTCCCTCAGCCACTCAAGTGAGGGCTCACTATCAAATTCAAGCTCTTCAAACAGGCTGTGCAGGAATGTCCCCGCCATCGCACCGCGCGGGAAGGTGCCGGCGGTCTGTGCCGTTCCGGTTTCGTCCTGCACTTCACCGAGCGTATCTGTATCCAGTGACGGGCTGAGAGAACGGATCATCGCCATCATCTCTTCCTGCCTGTCCTGTGTATACACAGAGCCACCAGACGATGCGCCGTAACTCAGGCCGCTGTAACTGGTCACACGCCAGCGGCTGCTGACATTCCGGGTAAACGGCTTCACCGCCAGGGACGGCGGCTGTGACATACCGGGCTGCCACAGTTGCAGTTGTGGTTCTGTTATCCGGGTGACAGCAACCGGGCTGTCGCCCTGACAAAAAGCATCAAGCCGCTCCGCCAGGGTTTTGCTGTCACATGCCTGTCCGTTCTGAAGCAGATACCCCAGCCCGTTAAGATGCAGGTCGGTATTACCTGTTTTTTTACGGTTCCCTCTGATAATCGGCGCAACACCCAGGCTGCAATGGTAAACCGCCCGCGTCACCGCCACATACAACAGACGCAAATCCTCTGCCAGACGTTCTTTATCCGCCAGGGCAAGCTGTGTTTCATCCGGTGACAGTGTCAGGCACGGCTCGAAGGTGGTTTCATCATGATAAAGCCGCTGACCACCCGCCTGAAAATTACAGATAAACGGCAGCCACACCAGCGGGTATTCCAGTCCTTTGGATTTATGGATAGTGCAAATCTGAACCAGATGATGATCACTTTCCAGCCGCATCTGCTGACTTTCTGACTGCGCATCCGGGCGTAATACCTGTTGTGCCAGCCAGCGCACCAGGGCGTGTTCATTTTCCAGCGTCAGTGATGTTTCCTGAAGTAACTCACTGATATGCATGATATCGGTTAAGCGCCGTTCACCGTCCTGCCCCGCCAGAAGATTTTCCGCAATCTTCCGCTGACTGAGCACCCGGCGCAGCATCGGCAGAACGCCCTGCTGCTGCCAGATCTGACCATAACCGGCGAACTCGTCCACCAGCCTGTCACGGGCAGCTTCATCCTGATTCAGTGCATCAATTTGCGCAGCATTCAGACCAAACAACCCGGATGCCAGCGCACTGCGCAACAACCGCTCCTTTTCCGGATTCAGCACCGCCTGGAGCAGCCACAGCAACTCGCGGGCTTCCGGTGTGTCAAACACGCTGTCGCGGTTTGAGAGAAAAACAGACGGGATCGCCCGCTGGTTAAGGGCATCTTTTATCAGTTGTGCTTCCCGGCGGCTGCGTACCAGCACGGTAATATCTGCCGCACTGACCGGCCGTTGTTTCCCGGGCTTGCCAATCAGTGCCGTGCCGTTTTGTCCGGCATCCAGCCAGTCGCGGATCTGCCCGGCACACACTCCCGCCATTGTCCGCTCATAATCCCCGCTGCTGACCCCCTCTGCGGCCTGCCACCAGAACTGCACCGCCGGTTGTGTTTTTCCGCCGATAATAAAAGCGGCCTCATCATTATCCGGTGCGGAACTGACCGGCTGAAACGGGATCTGTTTAAAGCAGAAAGGCTCATCCGCCTGTAAAAACAGCTTGTTGACGCTGTCGACCATCGTCTTCGCGGAACGGAAGTTAGTCCCAAGAGTGTAATGCGCACTGACATCCTGCCGCGCTTTGATATAGGTGAAAATATCCGCGCCGCGGAAGGCGTAAATCGCCTGTTTCGGGTCACCGATAAACAGCAGCCCGTATGGATCTGCCGGTGTGCCGTTGTCACCGGTGTTTTCCTGGTAGATAGTGCGGAAGATCCGGTATTGCTGGGGATCGGTATCCTGGAATTCATCAATCATCGCCACCGGAAAACGTCTGCGCAGTGTCTGCGCCAGCAGAGCGCCGTTTTCCTGATGCAGCGCGTTATCCAGCCGGGTCAGCAAATCATCAAATCCCATTTCGCCCCGGTTCTGTTTTTCCTGCGTGATGGTCCGGCGGATCTCATACACCGCGCGGGTAAACAGGATATCCTCCAGCGTCAGTGCCTGCTCAGTCAGCTCCTCAATCGCAGAGAACACCGGATGTGACGGCGGCGTACCGCCTTTTTTGGTTTTTTCATCCAGCACTGCCTGACTGAAACGTTCTATATTTTTCGGCAGTGCGTAATGTGTGGTTTCGGTTTCCTTCGCCCAGTCATCAATGCCGGCAATCCATCCGGGCACCAGATTAGCGCGGTAACTGCTTTTATTCAGATCAGAGTTCTGAATAAGACTGACAAAATCAACATCACTTTCCCGCCAGCACTGTTTGACCTCATCAATCGCGGCGATAATTTTTTCATGGCGGGAAAGTAATGTTTCATCCGATTCCGGTGCATCTGTAATTCCGGGCAGTTCCCCCTGCAACCAGGGGTAAATATCCCGCAGCAGCGCCTCAGGATCAGACCAGAGCTGTGTAATGGCTCTGGCCAGTTCAACCGGCAGCGGGTAACAATGACGCCGCCAGAAGTCCTCGCAGGCCTGTTTACGGACAGGATGCTCATCCTGAATCAGCGTTTGTTCAAAGAGCACGCCGGATTCAAAGGCGTTGTGTGTCAGCATACGCTGACAAAAACCGTGGATGGTAAAAATGGCGGCTTCATCCATCTGCCGTTCAGCCAGCAGCAGGCGCTGAGCAGCACTTTGTTTATCCTCAATCAGCGCCAGAAGCGGACCGAATCCGTAATCCTCCTCCGGTTCCCCGCCTTCTTCATGACGCAGACAGGCGATCCGCAACTTATGGATGTTCTCACGGATACGCCCCCGCAGTTCATTGGTTGCCGCTTCGGTAAAGGTCACCACCAGGATCTCTTCCGCCGATAACGGCCGGACAAATGCCCCTTCACCAATACCCAGCAGCAGACGCAGATAGAGCCGGGCCAGGGTGTAAGTTTTCCCTGTACCGGCAGATGCCTCAATTAACCGCTGCCCCTGCAGCGGTATTGTCATCGGATTTAAAGATTCAGCCGCCATCGTTTTACCGGATTTCTTCTTTAACAGGTAACAGCGCCTGGAAAGCCGTGACAGACGGATACGTCGTCCATCCGGCCGGTTTCGCGTAATCATCCGCTTTGCCGCCGGTACCGGTCACCTGAGAGTAAAGCGCCAGTCCTTTTTTCGACATCACCGCGTTCTCATAGAATGTCACCACATCCTGTTTGGTCATTTTCTTCACTGCCGCAATCGTCTGCTCGCGGGTGTTGAAATCAAAGTAATTATTTTTGAAATCAAATGAATAACGGGATGCTTCTTCCTCAAAGGTTTCCGGCGGCTGTGTCATTTCGGTCAGCAATGCATTGCGGTATTTATCAAACTCCGCATTATCCAGTGCTTTCAGGCGTTTTTCCGCATTGATATAAAAATCATCAAAGCGTTGTGACAGATAAGCCGGATTCTTTTCATTGCTTTGCAGCAGGAAACCGATCCCCCACTGGCGGCCGAAGTTCGGGTTAAATGCAAACAGGGCATACCCCAGCTGTTCCTGTGTCCGCAGCTGATCATAGAACCAAGGATGCAGAATTTTCGACAGCACAGACGAGAATGCAGCACCTTCCGTCCGTGAATAACCGTCCGGAATAAAGATATTGGCCAGCGCGTTATCTGTGCTGTTGGCTTTTTCGTCAAAGTTTGGTTTCAGGGCTTTATCAATCACATAGTAATCCCCGACCCACCATTCCGTACCCTGTGAACCGAGCTGTGCCTGAGCTTTCGATGCAATCTGCTCTGCCTGAGGTGCTGTCAGATTACCGAACACAAACATCTGGAGCGCCCCTTCACGGATAAGACGGTTACGGTACTGCGTGATGTCACTTTCGGTAATGGTGTCCAGCGCTGCGAGGCGTTCTTTATCTTCGAAATAAGGCACTGATTTCAGACGGCTGAACGGACGCATTGCCATTTCATAGGCTTTGCCGTTATCCGATACCGCAACCTGCTCACGATACCAGGATTTCGCCTGTGCAAGCTCCGATACTGACGGTGTAAAGGACTGGTATTCACTCACTGCGGTGGTCAGCAGTTCCGGCAGATGCTGGGAATAACCACTGACGCTGATATTCAGACCGTCGTCATCACTGATATTGATCCCCATTCCTGCCACACTGGCCTGATAGCTGAGCTGATTCAGTTTCAGTTCACTGACATAACTGAGCAACGCGCTGGTGACAACATCTTTGGCTGTTCTGCCGGCATTCCGGTTACGCAGTTCCAGCGCGATAATTGCCTTCGGCTCATCCGCAAAATAGCGGCTCGGCATATAGAACAGACGCAGTTTTGCAGTGTCTGTCAGCTGTACCGGTTTTTGCTGTTCCTGCCGTTTGATCAGGTCAAAATTATCCGGAATAAACGGGTTCAGTGCAGGCAGAGAGAAACGGAAATCACCTTCAGATTTACGCCATTTATCCAGTTGAGCGGCAGTCACTGCATCCACCTGATAAGGCGCATCAACGAAATAGGCTTTTTTATTGCTTGGTTCCTGCGGGCTGGTATACCAGATGCGGGCTTTTTCCGGTGTTAAATCCGCAAGGCGGGCTTTGATGGCGGCAGGATCCCAGTCATCAGCCAGATAGCCGACATTCAGAACATTTTTTACCGGATATTCCATCATCGTATTTGCCAGTGATTCAACATAGTTCATATCACGGACAACCGAGCTGTAGCGGAATGCCAGCATATTCACGCGGGCGATTTCATCGAAATAGTCTTTATTGATCCCTTTTTCTTTAATCAGATTCAGGTACGCAAAAACAGCGGCGGTAATTTCATCGCGCTTCGCCATGCCCTCATCAGTCAGTGAGACAGAGATAATAAACACGCCCTGGTTACGTGCCAGGGTTGAGGATGCCGATGCACTGACGCTCTCCGCCAACCCGTTGGATATCAGCCAGTTCGCCAGCGTACCTTCACTGCGGCTTCCCAGCAGATACGCAATATAGGTATCTGTCTGCTTGCGGAAATCTTTGCTGTTGTTGTCGATGACAAACTCAAAATCCAGCGATTTCTGCGGCTGCGCAGGAACATAGTGAATGATTTTCTGCTGCTCGGCTGCGGTGATCAGCGGAACGGTAATCTGCGGAACAGCTGCGTGGCGATCCGGAATCGTGCCGAACGTCTCATTGGCCAGTTTTGCCAGTTCTTCCGGGGACTCCGGTCCGTAGATAACAGCTTTCATCAGATTGGATGAATAATAGGTATTATAAAACTTCAGCAGCTCTTCATGCAGGATGCTGCCGGGCTTATCTCTAAGGGTTTCCAGGTTACCACCGGAAAAACGGGAAATCGGATGTGCCGGGTTCCAGGTTTCCGCCCGGACCTGATACATGCGGTGCCCGTCACGGGAACGCGCCATGGTCAGCTCGGCGTTAACCGCATTACGTTCTTTATCCGCATTCACCGGATCCAGCAGCGGTTCTGCCAGGGCATCAGCCAGCCTCTCCGTTGCCCCTTTCAGCGCATTATTTTCCACTTCAAAATAGAAGTCAGTGTAATTGGAGCCGGTACTGGCATTATGGCTGCCGCCGTGCTTCGCCAGATAATCACTGAAATTACCGGGTTCAGGGAAACGTTTTGAGCCCATCAGCACCATATGTTCCAGATAGTGCGCAAGACCCGCCTGGCTCTGCGGCTCATCCATACTGCCGATAGCCAGACTGACCGCTGCAGCTGATTTACGTGCGGTTTTATCGGAAATCAGCAGAACCGTCATATTATTTTTCAGGGTGATTGCCTGATACTGACGCGGATCGTTGGCGCTTTTCTCAATCTCTCCGGGCAGAACCTGCCAGTTATTCTGAGCAAGTGCATTGGCACCGGTAAAAAAGAAAAGCAGCGTAAAAATAAACTGCACTAGTTGTTTAGGCATCAGCCTCATTCTCCCTGTTTTTCTGATGTTGAAACATCGGCAAAAAGAGTTGTTGTGAAAATTGCTTTATTGCATCCATAAGTGCTTCATCAAAATGGCGGAATGCGCGGACGACATAATCGTCCTCCGCCTCACCGGTAAACTGATATCCCCCCTGCAGTGTCTGCAGAAGCAGTAAACCGGCTTTATGTTGGAGTGCATCATCATCAGAGAGTTCACCGGTGTTCTCATCCGCCAGTGTGGTCAGCCATGCCCAGCCGCTTTTGACAAAGACAGGCAGCGGCTCATTCAGACCACGGACAAACACATCCAGCAGCTGACGCAGATAGCCCTGCGCCTGCTCTGCCGTCAGCGGCTCAAAGATCCACACCGTATCACCGCGCCCGTACATCCGGCTGTACTGCTGCCGTCCGCTCAGGCTGTATGTCAGATGTTCAATCCACAAACGCAGCCCGTCAGCGGCGGTAAGTGCCGCCGGACGCCAGCGGAGCAGCCCGTTCTCCTGAACTCCGGTCAGTTGCCCGCTGTAAGTATACGGCCCGGTAACATAGTGAAACGACTCAATATCAGATTCTGTCCGTGCATTACGGATTTTCTCCGCCAGAACATCCATTTCCTGTAATTGTTCTTCCCAGTAAACCTGTGCAAACGCCCCGGCCGGCAGTTCCCCCGCCGCCTTCAGTATGCGGAAGACCCGCTCTTCCGGTTCGCCGTCCACCAGCGCATCAAGCAGCCGGGTGTTAAACCCGTAACGCTGTAAATTATCAACACTGAACGGTTCTTCTTCCGGCAGAGCCACATCCTCAATATCAAAATGGACATTCAGACGCTGCTGAAAAAATGCCCTGACCGGATGACGGTAAAACCTCAGCAGCTGATCAATGGTTATTTCTGTTATATCTTCTGACGGAACCGGGACATTAAACGGCCCCTGCGCTTCGCCCTGCCGTAATGCTGCCGGTAACCACTGCGGCGAAAAGCTCTGAAATTCCGCGCCCTCCCGGTAGTTATCCGCCGCAAACGGAACCCTGGTGTGCCGGACAATCAGATGATTTTCCAGCGCTTCCCGGCTGGTATCCAGGTCAGCAAACCGGTCTTTCTCCAGACAAAAACTGAGACCGGCATATTCCAGCAGTTCACTGACCAGCACTGACGGGTTACGCTCTTCATTATCGCGGATAGATCGGCCGATATAACTGATATATAAATATTCTTTTGCTGACCCCAGCGCCTCCAGGAAAAGATAGCGGTCATCATCCCGGCGTTTGCGGTCACCCCGGCGGCTTTTTTCCGCCATAAGATCAAACCCCAGCGGCGGGATTGTCCTCGGGTACACACCGTCATTCATACCCAGCAGGCAAATAACCTTAAACGGCACAGAACGCATCGGCATCAGCGTGCAAAAGTTTACCGCTCCCGATAAAAAGCGCTGGCTGATTTTCTCGTCATCCAGCCGCAGAGAGAGCTCATCCCGGATCAATGCAAGCGGAACATCGCCGTCATAACAGGCTTTAACCCCCTGATCCAGTACCTGCTGCCACTGCTGTAACACCATACTGAGCACCGGTTCGGTATCCGGTGTCGTCATGAAAAAGGCAGACAGAAGCTCAGAACCGGTTTCACGCCATTGTGCCGGTGTCCGCGGTTCACTCAGTATTTTCTGCCACTGCCGCAACGTATCAATAAAAGCAGCCAGTTGTCCGACCCGGTCCGCTGACATACCGGAAACCTCGTCATACGGCAGGATCCCGCGCCAGGTACCTTCCTCCTCTGCCATGGCATAGCCCAGCAGCATGCGTTCCAGCCCGAATTTCCAGGTGTTCTGGCCAAAAACCGGCAGTGAGAAAGATTCAATATTATGGTCATCCAGCCCCCAGCGGACACCGGATCCGCTGACCCAGCGGCGCAGAAGCGGTAAATCGCTCTCATCCAGCCCGAACTGCTGCGCCACCGCCGGGACTTCCAGCAGACTGAGTACATGCTCTGAGGTGAAACGGCTCTGCGGTAATTCCAGCAGTGTCAGTACTGCCTGTAATACCGGATGAGCCTGGCGGGCTTTACGGTCTGAAATAGCAAACGGCAGATAGCGGTTTTCATTCCCCTGGCCAAATACCGCCTGAATATAAGGAGAATAACTGTCGATATCCGCCACCATCACAATAATGTCGCGGGGAGTCAGTGACGGATCATTTTCCAGCAGGTTCAGTAAATAGTCCTGCAAAATCTCGACTTCCCGCTGCGGACTGTGGCAGGAATGGAATGTCAGGGAACGGTCATTATCCGCAATCACCCGCCGCCGCTTACTGGTGACAAATTCCTCTTTGTTTTTTCCCACCACACTGCCGTCTTCCAGATTAAGAATATCCTGCTGAACAGCAGACAGCAGTGTATCTGCAGGGCGGTCGACAAAGGCTTTAATAGCATGGATTTCTTCAATTTCTTCCAGGAAAAACAGATTATCCCGGCCGGGACGCCCCCACGATGCCAGCAGCGGGTTACCGGTATTCTGTTCCCCGTCAGCCTCAAAATCGAACAGTGAAGGTGCATCCTCATCCGATTTAAACCAGCTGACGGCTTTTTTATCCCAATAACTTTGCGGCTTGCGCGCCAGCATACGCCGCAGTGCAGCCGGGCTCTGTAAATCGCCCCAGTAATACTGGCAGGGATTGGTAAACATCAGATGGATATGGGTATGTTGCCCGAGCGCCCGCAGAGCCTGCAGATAGACCGGCGGTAATGCGGAGATACCACAGATAAAAAGTCGGGGCGGCAGATTGGAAACCACTTCCGGATCACCTTCATTGAGCACATCAATAAAACGCTGATAAAGATTGGCACGGTGCCATTCCGGCTGCCCCAGGCTGCGGGTTAGTGTCTGCAAATCCTGCCACAGGCATTTCTGCCAGGACTGGTTCTGGCTCAGCCCGTCAATCAGTTCATTATTTTCCCACGCCGTCAGCCAGTCCGGCCGGTAGACAAGATACTGGTCAAATAAATCAGCAATACGTCCCGATAGCTGATGCAGTTTGCGTTTATCCCCGTCATCATCAAGATAATGGCGCAGCGGGGCAAAATCCGGATCATCAAGGCGCTGCGGCAGCAGTGACATCAGCTTCCAGGTCATTGCGCCCTTACTGAAGGCACTCTCCCTCGGAATGTCCGGCAGGACACGGGTAAACATATCCCAGATAAATGTGGCGGGCAGCGGAAATGTTATATTCGCGGCAATACCCAGTTTTTCTGCCAGGCTGATTTGCAGCCACTGAGACATCCCCGGGCTTTGCACCAGCACGGTTTCAGGACAAAAAGGATCATTAATTTTATCATTATCAATAATATGGCATATCAGATCTTTCAGCAGATCCAGATCATTGGAGTGATAAACTGTAAACATTGTCCTGTCCTTACATACATTGCCATCTGCCGGCGGTTAACCGGCGCTCTCCCGGAGAGACCAGCCCGATAGTAACGGAAATACAGCCCGGTGACACATTTTCCTGATAACTTTCCCATTTCTGCCGGGGAGATAAATGTGTCTGCATCATCTGCCGTAATATCCCGGGATCCGACGTAAAACGCATCATCTGATGCAGATGACGTACCGTGCTGACATCCGCATATTGCCGCTGTTTTCCGCTATGCAGGAGCTGATAATAGCGTAATAATCCGGTAACCAGAATCGCAAAAATAAAGGCACAAATCATCACTTCCGGTAACGACATGCCGCGCTCATTCATTGTTTTCTCCCGTTTCAGTATGCCGGTTGCAGCCGGGTTTTAAATCCGGCGGGCAAAAATCACTCCATCCCTGCGGTATTGCTGTCAATATCATGTTGTCTCCTTCTTCCCGTGCACTGACCAGCTGATAATGCGTGATATTTTGTTCAAACCAGGGAGAAAACATGCTGCCCTGTAATAACAGCTTATTGGCTCTCAGCCGCCGCAAACAACTCTTCAGTTCCGGATCCGGTGCTGTCCGGCAGTAAAACTGTGTTTCGTTCAGTGCTTTCCGGGACCACGCCAGTGTCAGCCCCCATTCCAGTGCAGAGGCCGCACCGGCATCCGCCCGGTAAAATGCCGTTTCATCCTGACCGTTACGCCACTCTGTCTGATAAAAGCGATGTAAAACAGACAACATCATCAGTGAAATTCCCAGCAACAGCATAATCATCAGCAACAGGGCATTGCCTCCGGAGTGACCGGCTTTCTCCCCGCCGGATCTACAGGTGGTAATTAGGCATGACAATCAGGCTTTCTCCGGTTCGCTGTATTAAGGGCATGTCCCGTCCGGTGAGTGTCAGGGTCAGTTTCA is a genomic window containing:
- a CDS encoding YgdB family protein, whose protein sequence is MIMLLLGISLMMLSVLHRFYQTEWRNGQDETAFYRADAGAASALEWGLTLAWSRKALNETQFYCRTAPDPELKSCLRRLRANKLLLQGSMFSPWFEQNITHYQLVSAREEGDNMILTAIPQGWSDFCPPDLKPGCNRHTETGENNE
- the recC gene encoding exodeoxyribonuclease V subunit gamma is translated as MFTVYHSNDLDLLKDLICHIIDNDKINDPFCPETVLVQSPGMSQWLQISLAEKLGIAANITFPLPATFIWDMFTRVLPDIPRESAFSKGAMTWKLMSLLPQRLDDPDFAPLRHYLDDDGDKRKLHQLSGRIADLFDQYLVYRPDWLTAWENNELIDGLSQNQSWQKCLWQDLQTLTRSLGQPEWHRANLYQRFIDVLNEGDPEVVSNLPPRLFICGISALPPVYLQALRALGQHTHIHLMFTNPCQYYWGDLQSPAALRRMLARKPQSYWDKKAVSWFKSDEDAPSLFDFEADGEQNTGNPLLASWGRPGRDNLFFLEEIEEIHAIKAFVDRPADTLLSAVQQDILNLEDGSVVGKNKEEFVTSKRRRVIADNDRSLTFHSCHSPQREVEILQDYLLNLLENDPSLTPRDIIVMVADIDSYSPYIQAVFGQGNENRYLPFAISDRKARQAHPVLQAVLTLLELPQSRFTSEHVLSLLEVPAVAQQFGLDESDLPLLRRWVSGSGVRWGLDDHNIESFSLPVFGQNTWKFGLERMLLGYAMAEEEGTWRGILPYDEVSGMSADRVGQLAAFIDTLRQWQKILSEPRTPAQWRETGSELLSAFFMTTPDTEPVLSMVLQQWQQVLDQGVKACYDGDVPLALIRDELSLRLDDEKISQRFLSGAVNFCTLMPMRSVPFKVICLLGMNDGVYPRTIPPLGFDLMAEKSRRGDRKRRDDDRYLFLEALGSAKEYLYISYIGRSIRDNEERNPSVLVSELLEYAGLSFCLEKDRFADLDTSREALENHLIVRHTRVPFAADNYREGAEFQSFSPQWLPAALRQGEAQGPFNVPVPSEDITEITIDQLLRFYRHPVRAFFQQRLNVHFDIEDVALPEEEPFSVDNLQRYGFNTRLLDALVDGEPEERVFRILKAAGELPAGAFAQVYWEEQLQEMDVLAEKIRNARTESDIESFHYVTGPYTYSGQLTGVQENGLLRWRPAALTAADGLRLWIEHLTYSLSGRQQYSRMYGRGDTVWIFEPLTAEQAQGYLRQLLDVFVRGLNEPLPVFVKSGWAWLTTLADENTGELSDDDALQHKAGLLLLQTLQGGYQFTGEAEDDYVVRAFRHFDEALMDAIKQFSQQLFLPMFQHQKNRENEADA
- a CDS encoding prepilin-type N-terminal cleavage/methylation domain-containing protein, whose translation is MNERGMSLPEVMICAFIFAILVTGLLRYYQLLHSGKQRQYADVSTVRHLHQMMRFTSDPGILRQMMQTHLSPRQKWESYQENVSPGCISVTIGLVSPGERRLTAGRWQCM